The following is a genomic window from Thermococcus sp. CX2.
CCAATATGATATATGAACTGTAAGGGGGAGGTTCCGCAAGCATCAGCGAAAATCCCGGAGCGATAAAGAAACCCCCAAATGGAGTATATTGGATGCCTGACCCTAGAATAGCAGCCCGAAGTCAGGAGCTTTTCCGTTTCATATGCCCTTTTGATCTGGGAGTAGCGGAGGAGCCATAGGGAAATCCCCACGAGGAAAGCGGCCAGGCCTACGGCGTAGCACTTAAACGTCAGTAGGTTTAGGTGAAAATCGAGGAAAAGCGCGAGGGCCGCGTAGGAGAGGACAATTTTTCCGACCCTCGGGGCTATTCCCCGGAAGCTCATCCTCCCGCCTTGGCTTTCTTTTCCTGCACCTGCTCCCAGAGGTCATCGAAGTTCTCGGCAACCCTCTGGAGGGCGAGCTTTAAGTCCCTCGTCCTCGTGAAGAAGGCAACCTTGTCGCTCTGATCCCTTATCCTCAGAAAGTTTGGCCCCATCCTGAATGCCGCTAGAACGTCAACGTCCATTAGCTGGCCCACTATCAGTTTGAACTTCCTGGGGTCGCCGTGGCCCTCGTCGTGCTCCTGCATATCCTTGGCTTTGTTGTGCCTCTTCTCAAGGAGCTTGACGCTCCCGTCTTCACAGACCTCGTAGATGGCGAAGAACTTAGAATCGCCGTAGTGAG
Proteins encoded in this region:
- a CDS encoding isoprenylcysteine carboxylmethyltransferase family protein, giving the protein MSFRGIAPRVGKIVLSYAALALFLDFHLNLLTFKCYAVGLAAFLVGISLWLLRYSQIKRAYETEKLLTSGCYSRVRHPIYSIWGFLYRSGIFADACGTSPLQFIYHIGSR
- a CDS encoding NifB/NifX family molybdenum-iron cluster-binding protein; translated protein: MKCLKVAFGMENDETLIDAHYGDSKFFAIYEVCEDGSVKLLEKRHNKAKDMQEHDEGHGDPRKFKLIVGQLMDVDVLAAFRMGPNFLRIRDQSDKVAFFTRTRDLKLALQRVAENFDDLWEQVQEKKAKAGG